GTCGACatacatgtacataactcttataattaattgttcaaagatattccttgatactcaaggtgatcccatacgatatttaattatgattttcataatatatgttttaattaccagcaattaaagcacatcctctggaaaatattgctagttaatgtgctagactaagaataaaagttttctaagagagttatcgaaaatatggtttggtaattaattggaaatatgaaaaccgaaattaggtattttaatgttaatatcctgagaatatttttgattttggaattttcttgttgcgtaaacaaccttggtctataaatacttgagtttacaTTTCTTTCAAGCTATCCTAAGAgctaggcaaacttcattcttgttgtttctggtggagccgtctatccggagaggaaagtaccataattaggcgaaatctcttacgaccactcgtttaaagacttccatgggatcaagaatctctacgagtaccattggtgggaaattagataattgcattgttattttagtttttgattattgatttgattgactaacaattgttgaaactttgattgcacctagtttatttattctcttccgatataaggctcacttaaactagatcaaagtatcgacgagatcttttgaaccattttcggatctaaagacatcttgtgataatccattgttaatagactccgtcaTGTgtgtaattaatcacaagggggttcaagttgtgttgtgcaggttattagtGAATACAAACgaatatttgaagacgatgaagtttttcttattagtttccgtatcttgtgaattgtgtgcacaaaccttgatcggctgggatccaactataatcgtgtttatctttgatagacttgattgtctagttgcGTGATATCGatatcaccttatagtttctcttcgagatctatattgattgattgcaaatctaaatatTGGTTATTTCAGTAATCAAAGTTtaggttgatctaaccagacaaaggagtttattagtttaaatggaagagcctttgtcaacaactcaaacaATATCTTTATAGCAaatattgattagagtggttaccaaacagattcttcctttgatgtttggaatacgatccaaaggacttgctattcacgtgcgtgactctagaagtcgaaggcgcagggatactgaggaaactagtagctaggggtagtctacttggtctcaactgtacgaagttggtattagattttgtataacaacttaattctgagagtattcaaaactggactaggtcctaggattTTTTTGCAatcgcagtttcctcgttaacaaaatcttgttgtgtcatttactttgttttctgcaatatatttgttattataattaagtaaattacaaacTTACGTTAATCCGAATTACTTGACTTTAATCCTAATAGTCAATCGGTTACTACCATacctactatcaagtaaatatcttgttgtcgtattgttacGACctcgtccataaacaatcacacaaggtatatgaTTTAAGTTATATTGTCTTGACTCTGTCTATAGATGATCACTTAAGAAACCAGACTTATAGGTTAAtattaaaaagattgtggtgtatttgggtaccctcgtcttttcaaaaatgTTGTTCTGTTAACTTGTAAATGCTTGATCCCAAGCTAAACGCACAGGCGATAAACCAACCAAACGACATGTAGTGATTCAACAATGATTTCATAGATCGAAATTTATTAATACGTCAATGTGAGTTCCATCATCATATTTTAACATGTGTTTATGGAATCTGGTAATTTTTCTTCACCGTTCTTAAGTGGCGAGAATGACACAGCTATCAAGAAGtaaaagaaattgaaaaataaagaCTAGCTTCTCATCTACGTAAGTAGAGATACTTCCTTACTTCTCGATCCCCAAGGAAAATTTTCATAGTCGCTTCCCGACCCGAAGCTCAAGGGAGAATGGGCGAATCCAACTTTACTACACGCACTCGTATAACGGGATGGACATGTGGTATTGCAAGAAGTCCCTATTTATAGTTTTCGACTAAGGCTATTATCTTCCAAATTAAGGTAACAATGTTTTTTTTTAAGCTAATAGTGGGTTTTGGATGCAAAATTTAAATGTGGAATTTATGGGTCAaggggatttggtggaattacgtCTCTtgaaaaaacagaagaagaaaccATTAGCTGCACCATACGTTATCCTGAACTTCCTACATCTTTGCTTCAAGCAGTTAAGGGATcttgaagaaattgaagaagatgtTCATTTACATGATCCGTGTCAGAAAGTAAAGTGTGGCATGTGTAACTGCATCTCCAGCTTCCTTAAGATTTGTGTTAACATCACCAATGGTTAGGTTACTCAATTCCAGTGCTTCAACTTAGCTTCGAGATTTTTAGTTTTTGTAGAAAGACAAAAGCAAGATTTAGCAAAATAGGTACCAAAATTTGGTGCGGTAGAAAAATAGATATTTTCTTTATAACAGTATATATAACTAGATAAGTCTtagaatcaaaatcatcaaattattGAAGACCATATACAAGCAAAGCTCCAACTCCTGCAATCCCGGCGATCAAACCCACGATAACTCCTATAGGTGGCAAACCACCACCAATCGCTTTTCCAGTATTGACGTCATATTCTGCAAATCTTTTCTTTGGGGCTAGACATTGCGGGCACGCATAACCATCCGGCTTTAAGGTGATCAAATTAAAACTTTCGTCAGTAAAGTGACTGCCAGCATTTATATTATATGTAGCATGTAAAAGGTGAACAGAAAATTTATGGTTTCGGCTTTGAGTGTTTTACCTGCTCGTCAAAAGGCTTTTGTAAGGTGTAAATAAAGCCACAATCTAGGCATATGTGAGTTGCTCTTGCCTACATATATAACCATCATAGACATTAGTGTAAACTACATGAAggacataaaaataaataaatcatgtcTCTTTGTGTACTTTGGTTGCAGGGataagagagtttgagagagtcaGTTGTGTTCTGTATACCAGTGTTGTCTAGAAGTTGACTAAATTGTAGGCTACGGATCAGTGTTATCTGGAAATTTCTAGTGTGTAGTTCGGGCTAGATAAGCAGAGAGAGAGGTCAGTCAAAGCCTAAAAGCCTTTATTAACAGGCATCAATTGCCATCATTGGGTGACGATACCTGTATGTAAAATGAAAGAAGTTGTAATGAGTGCGAATAACGTTGGACAAAGAGCGCTACAGACTAAATACGCTGGATTCAGATTGCTATGACGTttatataagatgaaaccatgGGTTGGTTGACTGCTGTTTTATAGTCTGAATCCAAATTAAGATGTACAGATAGCATGCACGATTGTTTGAGTTGATAAATAGACGGGAAAACCATATATGCTTGCCTTTTGTGATTCAGACAGCTTCCTTCCAAAACGTGGCGGTGCTGGGCGTTTCGGCAAACGTTTAACATCTACATCGGCACCACCTCTGCACAACCCAAAGATTATAAATGATGATAAAACCATTCCGGTTTAGCTCTAAAATTTTAGAAACCCAATTCCATGACAATTGCTGCTCCAATCCAATGTTAAAAGACTTGAGAAAGATGTTAGAGGACCTGTTGACGACAAAGTAGACAGAATCAGGCTTTGCATTGATGGCTGTTTTAGTAAATCCAAGCTTATCAGCTGGCCAAAGTTCATCCCCGAAGAAACTGCTAGTGTACAGCACTTGGTCTCCTGATTTCAATCCTGCTTTTGCTGCATTTCCACCGTTATCCACAGCCTAGAAGACAAGAACAACCAAAATTACAAAGTTTTATTAACAAGcaaactatatatatatttttttggaaTATCTATCTAGTGGAATTGAGATGGAGAGAGGTACTCACAGTAATGACAACACCACCACCTTTTTTTTGACCCAGAGTCAGACCTAATGGCTTATCAACTTCAACCTCAATGTTCTTAGCAGCAGTACTTCTAGCTTTGATCTCCAACCGTCCCTTTGAGATGAAACCAGTACTAGTTTTTCTCTTAGATATGAAGGAATCTGTAAtaccctttttagcttcttgcaGTGTGAGTCCCCGGAAGCTCGTTTTCTAGATAAACAGAGTTAGAGAGAGGAGGGTAAAATTCAATTCAAAGTAGCAATTGATATAAATAACAAAGTGTACGCACTATACCTGGTTTTGAGAATTGGCTTGATGGAGGGATGTTACCAGAggagttgttgttgatgatgaagtaGATTTGGAAGAATGATTCTTGGAGAAAGTAGATATGCTTGAAGCTGCTGCGGTTGATGCCATCTTaacgattttatttttttattttttgatgacGATGATcagcgaaaagagaagaagctAGATTAGCTGGTGATGAACAAATGATAATTTGCatatctaacaaaaaaaaaaagaaaaaaagaaatgtgGTTGAAGTGTTACTCTTTTCCCTCACCAATCCGATAACCTTTTAGTGGCAGGGAGGATGGCAACCACACTCCCTTACCCTCGCTCTTTTTGAGGTTCACCATTTCCAGCTAAGCTTCTTTTCTCACAGTTTTCTTTTTATGGGCCAGCAGCCCCAAACgcaaagttaaaagaaaaaacagtGCTTCTCTACGGATCGACAGAGAAAACCAGGCTAAAGCCGCCTCTcacagttttcttttttttttctcttttatttttctctCGTAGGTCCCAATGGGCCCGTGTCCTCGGAAGACGTGCAGGAAGTGGGTTGTGAAAGGCGGTTT
The nucleotide sequence above comes from Papaver somniferum cultivar HN1 chromosome 8, ASM357369v1, whole genome shotgun sequence. Encoded proteins:
- the LOC113301792 gene encoding uncharacterized protein LOC113301792, whose translation is MASTAAASSISTFSKNHSSKSTSSSTTTPLVTSLHQANSQNQKTSFRGLTLQEAKKGITDSFISKRKTSTGFISKGRLEIKARSTAAKNIEVEVDKPLGLTLGQKKGGGVVITAVDNGGNAAKAGLKSGDQVLYTSSFFGDELWPADKLGFTKTAINAKPDSVYFVVNRGGADVDVKRLPKRPAPPRFGRKLSESQKARATHICLDCGFIYTLQKPFDEQPDGYACPQCLAPKKRFAEYDVNTGKAIGGGLPPIGVIVGLIAGIAGVGALLVYGLQ